The genomic stretch TATATTAAGTATTATAATGGAAAAACTAACCAGTATTATTATAAATATTGGAGGTTTCAAATGTTTAAATTTTTTATTACGGTAATAGTATTCACATTTATTAGCTTACCCTTCAATCATATTTTGGAAGCAGAGGCAAGTGTTTTGTCAAAAGAGATGTTAAAGAAAGAAATTGAAAATTATGGTGAGAAGGAAACGAACAAGATTCCAGTTGCTTATAGTAAAAAAGATGCACTAAAAAATGGAGATGTAATTGTTAAAGGAAAAAATACAAATCAAAATGCACAGATTAAACGATTTGTTAACAATGTAAAAAATAAAAAGCCAGACTTTATTCGATTTGTCGAATTTACAACGAAAGGTGATCCCGTAATTACCGAATATCAATTTAATGGAAAATTAATTTATTATCGATTTGATAGTTCTAGAGTGCAATCTGATAAGTATAGAAAAGGTACGTTTGCAATGGGTAAATTTGTTGCAGCTACAAAAGTTTTAGAAGATTATTGCCAAAAAATTGTCGTAAATTCAAAAGATTCTTATTTAACGAATTGTTATCATTTCGATAAAGTTGAATTTTAATCTTTAAAACGTCGGTTAAAAAATCGACGTTTTTTATTTTGAGGAAATTTCATATACCGTACTAACAACAAAAAAAGAGTATATATAACAGAAAATTTCATTTACCGTATTAATAACCAAGAAAAGAATATAAACAATAGAAATTTCATATACCGTAATATACTGAAAAAAAATATACTTTTAGCAATAAGATAGACAAAAAGCTCAAAACTACTCTATAATTTCTACATAAAACGATTAAAGCAACTACAAAAAATTGGAAATAAAGTAAAAGAACTACTAAAAGGAGCTTTTAAAATGAAAGATAATATAATTGAAAAAGAAAAAAGTGAATTAGTTAAATACATACCACCCAAAGGGGAATATACAACATTTTTATCAGATGAGGACTACTTAGAAAAAGGACGATCTTGGGGATTATTTAATAAAAATCCAAAATATGATTTTTTATTTAAAGGTCAAGATTTTCAAATGAATGTAAAACTGGTAGGTTATGAAACATACGGAGTTACAGATGAGTATCATACAATTATTATTGAATTTTCAGATGGCAATTTATCTTGTATACATCCAGCCTATTTGAAGGAAATGCAATCGCCTAGCTTTAAGAAAGTTTATACAGTCGGTGAGAGTGATTCAAAACCAGTAGAAGAAAAGAAAACGGAAACTAAAGTAAAAGAAACTACTTCTAAAGCGACTCCAAAGAAAAAAGCCGAAAAGAAAGAAGAAATTACAATCACTTTACCAACAGAAAAATCACATTTCAATGGTACAGTAAAAGAATTTAGTACAAAGTATAACCATTTTAATGACAGCGAAGAAGAAATTGTTATTTGGGAAAATATAATCATTAAGGCAGATCCAGAATTACAAATTGGTAATGCCTGGTGTTCTTTAAGCAAAACATTAAAAGCAGCGGAATTAGAAGTCGGTAAAACATATCAATTTGATGGTAAAGTAGTCGATAAGAAATTGAATAAAGAGGTTAAATATAAATTAAATAATCCGTCTAAAGTATCTGAACTTGAATAATTTGAAAAAAAAAACAAAAAAACTCACAAAATTTTTTATTTTGTGGGTTTTTTATTTTTCTAAAGTGCGAGTCCAATTTAAACAGGTATAGTGGACAAGCCTAATTATATAAACTAAAAATATAGATTTTGCTGCGAAAACTACATTTATTATGAATAGTTAGGTATTTTTACTAAATTAAATAACTAGGAGGGTTCGATGGAATGTATTCATGAAATTCTAGAAGAGTTGTCGACTCCTTATGAAGGTGATGTTTTAGCTACTATTATTCATGTAGAGGGCTCTGCGTATCGAAAAGAAGGTTCTGCTATGTTATTTAAAGGAAATGGACAACAGATTGGTTTATTGAGTGCGGGTTGTCTTGAAACAGATTTATCCTATAGAGTAGCAGAAACAAGAGAAAATAAAATACCACAAATTTTTATGTATGATATGAGTGCAGAAGATGATTTATCTTGGGGGAACGGGGCTGGCTGTAATGGCATTGTTACTGTTCTATTAGAACCAATAGATGAATGCTTATTTAATTTATTATATAAGCTAAAATTAAATCTTTTAAATAGACAACGTGTAACAATGATGAAAATTTTATCTAGAGATAATTATGAAGTTAAAACCATGTTAAAAGTTGATGAAAATACCTATTTCGGAAATTATGATGATCAAGAGTTTGGTAAGCTAAAAGATGTACTTACTGAATTTCATTCTGAAAATCAGAAAAGCGGAGTTCGTTCAATAGAAGCTATTGGAAACGAGATTTATGTTCATAGTTATAACCCAAAACCGCGCTTATTTGTTTTTGGGGCTGGTAAAGATGCAATACCATTAGTTAAACTTGCTTCAAATGTAGGATTCTACGTGACGGTTACAGATTGGCGTGATGATTTATGTTCTGAACAATATTTTCCCAATGCCGATCAAATAGTAGTAGGTTTTCCTAACGAAATCATCCCGAATCTTCAATTGGCAGCTTCTGACTCAGTCATCATCATAACTCATCAATTTCAAAAAGATAAAGAAATACTGAATCAACTATTGAATATTAACTTAAAGTATTTAGGTGTGCTTGGAGGAAAGAGAAGGATCCAACTATTATTAAATGGGAAAAAAGTAGAATTTAAAATTAATAGTCCAGCTGGGCTACCTATTGGTGCTGAAGGACCAGAAGAGATTGCCATCAGTATTATTGCCGAATTAATTCAGACACAACGAATAAAAAGGGAGCCTAGAAATGAAGAATAGTAAAATCGTTGCCATATTACTTGCTGCAGGAAGTAGTAAACGCATGGGTCAAAATAAACTTTTTCTTCCTTTAGGTAATTCAACAATCGGAAACTTTGGGCTACGAAAATTTATTAATTCAAACATAGACCATATTTTTGTAGTAACAAAAGATCATGATTCATTAGATTGGATTGAACGGGATCTTTTTCAATTACCTTTTAAAGATTATTGGACTCAAGTAACTTGCAGTAGTGCTAGTAAAGGTCAAGCTTATTCATTAAAAAGCGGAATAACCGAAGCACTTAAAATGAGACCATTAGGCATTATGATCCTTCTCGCTGATCAACCTTTTTTATCGATTTCAACTATTAATAAATTGCATCAAAAATATTTAAAAGAAGTCAAAGAAAATAAACCCACAATTCCTTTTTTAGCAGCAAGCTTTCAAGGGATTCCAAGGCCACCAATAATCTTGTCTCCTAATACTGCACTAGATATTTTCATGCTTAATGGAGATCAAGGAGCAAGAGCAATTATTCGTAATCATTCAAATTTGGAAGGTTTGTTAATTGAATTTGAAAATGAGCTAGATTTTTTTGATATAGATACAAAAGAAGCATATGAGCATGCGAGAGAAATTGCATGTAAATGAGTCTATTTCAATAAATCCAAAGATATAAATAAAAGTCACTTACTTTTAAGCTTTGTCCTTCTATATATATTCTATGGAACATAGGGTAAATAAGAGGGGGTTTTTTTGTGTACAAAGATATTTTAAATTTCATATACGGCGCATTTGCTGGTTTTTGCATTCTTAAAATAACGATTAATTTATTGATAAATAATAATTCTAATTCTTTGTTTTATATATTTAGTTTGTTTCTAATAATAGTAGTTGAACGGCAAAAAGATGGATTTTTTCATGGTTTTAGTTTTAAAAAAAAGAAGTAAGAGCATGATATTTCTCAAGTTTAATAAAATGATCATTATGCTCAATAATCATTTGCTATACAATCGTTCTGAAATTAAAGTGATTCCTGATGATAATGGTATATTAGCAATTTTTAGTGATATTTCTGAAAAGAAAGTACTTGAAGAAGAGCAAAAATATTATGAAGAACTTAAAATTATTGGCGAAATGGTGGCTGGGGTAGCTCATGAAATAAGAAATCCACTTACTACTGTAAAGGGTTTTTTGCAGCTTGGTTTACAAAATAAAGCCTTTGACGGTTATAGTCAAATATTTGAAATTATGATTGATGAAATTAATCGAGTTAATTCAATCATTACAGAATTTCTTGATATAGCAAAGAAAAAGCCAAGCAAATTAGAAGAACATAATTTAAATAATATTATTAACTCTTTATATCCGTTACTTGAAACTAGAGCAATCAAGGAAGACAAAGTAATCAGTCGTAATTTAAATGATATTCCTAATTTAATTATTGATCAAAATGAGATTAGACAACTTCTTTTAAATCTCGTAAATAATTTTTTTGATGCAATGGAAAGAAGAAAAACAGTAAGCATACATACATATTCAGAAAACGATAAAATTATTATGTCAATTAAAGATGAGGGAAATGGTATTCCAACAGAAATAATTGATCGAATATCAACTCCATTTGTCACAACGAAAGAAAATGGTACTGGATTAGGTCTAGCAATTTGCTTTGCGATTTCTAAAAGAAATAATGCAACAATCGATTTTACAACTAGTGGAAACGGGACGAAATTTAATATTAGGTTTAGTAATAGACCTTATTTAGTTTAAGATTTTTTTCATGTCTAATGTTGTTCCGTGGGGATAACGATTATTCATATTTGTGGTCAATTTTTCAGCTATTATCGTTCTTAATCATTTGAAAGACTGATCTCAAAAATAAATTCAGATTAGTCTTTTTTTTTGTTCATGGAAAGTACCATGAACTAAAAATCGCTATCTATAAAAAACTTTGTGAAATTTGTCACAAAATATACAAATATAAGAGAAGTGAGTATGAATTTTATATGTTAAATTTAATTTGTGAGAAACATTAAAATTAAAGGTGGTTATCATATGTTCTTAGTAATCGGATTTTGCACAATGCTTTTATTTTATTTAGTGGCGATCACAGTATTATTTGTATTAACATGTAAACAGGGACCACAAGACTGTTTCATAGAAGATGTATCGAAATTAGCACAACAATAAATTGTAAATTGAACTTATAAAACATATAATTATAGGGTGTCCAAAAATCAGTTTAAATGATTTTTGGACACCCTTTTAATTATGTAGAAGGTTTTCAAATTTTATACATATAAAACTAACAAAGTCTAAGTTATATCATAACTTAAATAGAAGAACTTCTATTTGCCTAGTATGACAAACGGGGTGTGGATCATGGAGCGATTAAAAATTAAAAAATATTTTATTTGGATGTTAATTTTGTCACCATTTATTTTCTTTCTTCTTCCGATTTTAGTCGGGTTAATATTGACTCATCCATTTAGGCGAAAAACAAATGAAACACCTTCTGATTACAATTTGCATTTTGAGGAAGTAGAATTTCAAAGTAAGTTAGATCAAGTTGTCCTTAGAGGATGGTGGATACCAGCTGAAAAACCAACATCTAAAACTGTCGTTACTGCACATGGATACACGGATGAGCGAAGTCAAAAAAAGATAAATGGACTTAGAATTGTAACATCATTGCAGGAAAAAGGATATAATGTTCTAATGTTTGATTTTCGAAATAGCGGTAAATCTGGTGGTCGTCGTACAGGAATTGGATTTTATGAACAACATGATTTATCCTCTGCTGTTGATTACGTTATTCAAGAAAAAAAGCAGGAAGAAATTGTTTTACTTGGATGGAGTATGGGAGGAGCAACATGTTTACTAGTTGGAAGTGTTCACCCGCAAATTAAAGGGGTTATTGCAGATAGTCCATTCCATGACTTGCAAACTTATTTAGAAGACAATTTAAACGTATGGTCTAAGTTACCTAAAAAACCTTTTACTTCAATAATTCTTCGTTCAATGAAGCATTTATTAAAGATTGACCCTAAAGAAGTTTCTCCAGTTATGTCTGTTCAAAAAGGAAAATCTACTAATTATTTGTTAATTCATGGAAAGAATGATACAAAAGTACCTTTTAGTAGCAGTGAAATGATCTTTGAACAAATTCCTAAAGAAAATGAAAAGACCTTATGGCTTACAGAACATGGGCATATTACTACTTTTGTTGAGGAGCCAGAGTCGTATACGAGTAAAATAATTGAATTTGTTGATAAAACCTTCAATTCGAATGAAAAATAAATTAGATTTACTTAAAACAGATGAACCAAAAAGGTTTATCTGTTTTTTAATTGATTAAGGAGTTCTTCGGTACATGAAAGTAGAGTCAGTAGAAAATACTACTATTTATAAATAAGTAAGAAATAGTATGATATGTTGCTCCAAACAGCTCTATTTTACTGAAAAGGCAGGAGAACTAAGATGGCAAATGAATACCGTTCGCGAGAGGAACGTAAACGGCTGGAAAAGCCCTCAAAAAAACCTTCCACAAAGTCTGAAGGCTTATGGAAAAAAATTACTGTAACATTATTATCAATTGTAATTGTTTTCATACTTGTAGGAGTGGGAATTTTTGCTTACTTAGTAAGCGGAGCTCCCGCATTAGATGAATCGAAGCTAAAAGTACCCCTTTCTTCTACTATAGTAGATAAAGATGGTAATGTAGTGGCGGAGTTAGGTAGAGAACAAAGAACAAAGGTATCTTATAATGAA from Arthrobacter citreus encodes the following:
- a CDS encoding DUF4362 domain-containing protein, producing the protein MFKFFITVIVFTFISLPFNHILEAEASVLSKEMLKKEIENYGEKETNKIPVAYSKKDALKNGDVIVKGKNTNQNAQIKRFVNNVKNKKPDFIRFVEFTTKGDPVITEYQFNGKLIYYRFDSSRVQSDKYRKGTFAMGKFVAATKVLEDYCQKIVVNSKDSYLTNCYHFDKVEF
- a CDS encoding XdhC family protein translates to MECIHEILEELSTPYEGDVLATIIHVEGSAYRKEGSAMLFKGNGQQIGLLSAGCLETDLSYRVAETRENKIPQIFMYDMSAEDDLSWGNGAGCNGIVTVLLEPIDECLFNLLYKLKLNLLNRQRVTMMKILSRDNYEVKTMLKVDENTYFGNYDDQEFGKLKDVLTEFHSENQKSGVRSIEAIGNEIYVHSYNPKPRLFVFGAGKDAIPLVKLASNVGFYVTVTDWRDDLCSEQYFPNADQIVVGFPNEIIPNLQLAASDSVIIITHQFQKDKEILNQLLNINLKYLGVLGGKRRIQLLLNGKKVEFKINSPAGLPIGAEGPEEIAISIIAELIQTQRIKREPRNEE
- a CDS encoding NTP transferase domain-containing protein, whose protein sequence is MKNSKIVAILLAAGSSKRMGQNKLFLPLGNSTIGNFGLRKFINSNIDHIFVVTKDHDSLDWIERDLFQLPFKDYWTQVTCSSASKGQAYSLKSGITEALKMRPLGIMILLADQPFLSISTINKLHQKYLKEVKENKPTIPFLAASFQGIPRPPIILSPNTALDIFMLNGDQGARAIIRNHSNLEGLLIEFENELDFFDIDTKEAYEHAREIACK
- a CDS encoding alpha/beta hydrolase → MERLKIKKYFIWMLILSPFIFFLLPILVGLILTHPFRRKTNETPSDYNLHFEEVEFQSKLDQVVLRGWWIPAEKPTSKTVVTAHGYTDERSQKKINGLRIVTSLQEKGYNVLMFDFRNSGKSGGRRTGIGFYEQHDLSSAVDYVIQEKKQEEIVLLGWSMGGATCLLVGSVHPQIKGVIADSPFHDLQTYLEDNLNVWSKLPKKPFTSIILRSMKHLLKIDPKEVSPVMSVQKGKSTNYLLIHGKNDTKVPFSSSEMIFEQIPKENEKTLWLTEHGHITTFVEEPESYTSKIIEFVDKTFNSNEK